A stretch of bacterium DNA encodes these proteins:
- a CDS encoding TauD/TfdA family dioxygenase, with translation MSVLDEMKTAALSGSLGALVSGIDLREVEGPEEVAAVRALLLDRLVLVFPDQHLDAEEQRAVMARFGEVEKHPERPQVLADSDEEVVVITPSAGVSAVWHCDYEPDFMPCGICSLNMVQTAADGGGDTIFVNAYRIYDSFSERMKELLDGLTAIHRNTGNSGRQRDEAWFPLVGTHPETGRRGLFYSAHHVQDFVELLPEESALLLARLQELTQKPNFALRHHWSPGSIALWDNRAVQHYVVPDFEGDRLLYQVTVRAEPLDPLPDYEQPSESDLVSATSEVAAR, from the coding sequence ATGTCGGTACTCGACGAAATGAAGACCGCCGCGCTGAGCGGATCCCTCGGAGCACTCGTATCCGGAATCGACCTGCGCGAGGTCGAGGGACCGGAGGAGGTCGCCGCCGTTCGCGCGCTCCTGCTAGACCGACTCGTGCTCGTCTTTCCCGACCAACACCTCGACGCCGAGGAGCAGCGCGCCGTGATGGCGCGCTTCGGCGAGGTCGAGAAGCACCCCGAGCGACCGCAGGTCCTGGCCGACAGCGACGAGGAAGTCGTCGTGATCACGCCGTCCGCCGGCGTCTCCGCCGTCTGGCATTGCGACTACGAGCCCGACTTCATGCCCTGCGGCATCTGCTCGCTCAACATGGTCCAGACGGCCGCGGACGGGGGCGGAGACACGATCTTCGTGAACGCCTACCGGATCTACGACAGCTTCTCGGAGCGCATGAAAGAGCTGCTGGACGGGCTGACCGCGATCCATCGCAACACCGGCAACAGCGGTCGACAGCGCGACGAGGCGTGGTTCCCGCTGGTCGGGACCCACCCCGAAACGGGTCGACGCGGACTCTTCTACAGCGCCCACCACGTACAGGACTTCGTCGAGCTGCTCCCGGAGGAGAGCGCCCTCCTGCTCGCCCGCCTGCAGGAGCTCACGCAGAAGCCGAACTTCGCCCTGCGCCACCACTGGAGCCCCGGCTCGATCGCACTCTGGGACAACCGCGCCGTCCAGCACTACGTCGTCCCGGATTTCGAGGGCGACCGCCTGCTCTATCAGGTGACCGTCCGAGCCGAGCCACTCGACCCCCTCCCCGACTACGAGCAGCCGAGCGAGTCCGATCTCGTGTCGGCGACTTCAGAGGTCGCCGCACGCTAG
- a CDS encoding alpha/beta hydrolase: protein MATFALIHGSMHGAWCWRDLEPALAKLGHRSLSVDLPCEDPLAGLDEYARIVIDALEAAPSERVDGEPLVFVGHSLGSRTVPVVADRYPSARMVFLCSVPTPLGPVDPERFAGMVTPDYAQATFESRADGTRRIAAEDARELFFHDCDPGIATWAVDRLRWQGDRPLAEPSPLSRWPERPTQVVLALDDRVARPEWLLDEARRWIGGGAPITMSGGHSPMLARPEALAEILVSTLPD from the coding sequence ATGGCGACGTTCGCCCTGATCCACGGCTCGATGCACGGCGCCTGGTGCTGGCGGGATCTCGAGCCGGCACTCGCGAAGCTCGGCCACCGGTCCCTCTCGGTCGATCTCCCCTGCGAAGACCCGCTCGCAGGTCTCGACGAGTACGCGCGAATCGTCATCGACGCACTCGAAGCCGCGCCGAGCGAACGCGTCGACGGAGAGCCGCTCGTCTTCGTCGGCCATTCCCTGGGAAGCCGAACGGTGCCGGTGGTCGCCGACCGCTATCCGAGCGCTCGAATGGTCTTCCTGTGCAGCGTGCCGACGCCGCTCGGCCCGGTCGACCCCGAGCGGTTCGCGGGCATGGTCACTCCCGACTACGCGCAGGCGACCTTCGAGTCCCGGGCCGATGGCACTCGCCGGATCGCCGCTGAGGACGCCCGCGAGCTGTTCTTCCACGATTGCGATCCGGGAATCGCGACCTGGGCCGTGGACCGACTTCGCTGGCAGGGCGACCGCCCCCTCGCGGAACCCTCTCCGCTCTCGCGCTGGCCGGAACGCCCGACGCAGGTCGTGCTCGCCCTCGACGACCGGGTCGCGCGACCCGAATGGCTCCTCGACGAAGCGCGTCGGTGGATCGGCGGGGGGGCGCCCATCACGATGTCGGGCGGGCACTCGCCCATGCTCGCTCGGCCCGAGGCTCTCGCGGAGATCCTGGTTTCGACGCTCCCCGACTGA
- a CDS encoding MFS transporter yields the protein MSSRPESQARYALVLLFLVMMLNVIDRQMLSILIEPIKAELGVGDAAMGLLTGTSFALLHVVAMIPIASLADRRSRRGLIALGLGAWSALTALTGLARSFTEMFWIRLGLGVGEATAVPASHSLVSDLFPVDRRATALSMLVLASPIGQMIAYAGGGWVNEAFGWRAAFFVFGVPGIALALVIRSTLHEPARGQADGTAGEWTPVPLVAALRQLLQRPTYRHLAAAGALSATANYALLIWSAPLWMRSFSLDSAAVGTSLALATGPANALGVLVAGRLADRGAARDARWLVWLPATACVLAVPASLAFVFAEEYAAAVGAVVLASLLGSMVIGPVFAAVQSVAAPPVRSMAAAALSLLLTAFGLGIGPPLVGMLSDLGTSELGVGALRRALAGAMLCFAWGAVHLVMAARTIRSDLERASIGRA from the coding sequence GTGTCTTCCAGGCCAGAGAGCCAAGCCCGCTACGCGCTCGTTCTCCTCTTTCTCGTGATGATGCTCAACGTGATCGATCGACAGATGCTGTCGATCCTGATCGAGCCCATCAAGGCCGAGCTCGGCGTCGGCGACGCGGCGATGGGGCTGCTCACGGGCACCTCCTTCGCGCTCCTCCACGTCGTCGCGATGATCCCGATCGCGAGCCTCGCCGATCGCCGATCGCGGCGCGGGCTGATCGCCCTGGGCCTCGGTGCCTGGAGCGCGCTGACCGCATTGACGGGGCTCGCGCGCAGCTTCACCGAGATGTTCTGGATCCGACTCGGATTGGGGGTCGGAGAGGCGACGGCGGTCCCGGCATCCCATTCCCTGGTCTCCGACCTCTTTCCCGTCGACCGCCGGGCAACGGCCCTCTCGATGCTGGTCCTCGCCAGTCCGATCGGCCAGATGATCGCCTACGCCGGCGGCGGGTGGGTCAACGAGGCGTTCGGATGGCGCGCGGCCTTCTTCGTCTTCGGCGTTCCCGGGATCGCGCTCGCGCTCGTGATCCGATCGACGCTCCACGAGCCGGCCAGGGGCCAGGCCGACGGAACGGCCGGTGAATGGACGCCGGTCCCGCTCGTGGCGGCGCTGCGACAGCTGCTCCAGCGCCCGACCTACCGTCATCTCGCAGCCGCCGGTGCGCTGTCGGCGACCGCCAACTACGCGCTCCTCATCTGGTCCGCCCCCCTGTGGATGCGGAGCTTCTCGCTCGACAGCGCCGCCGTCGGAACCTCGCTCGCGCTCGCGACCGGCCCCGCCAACGCGCTGGGCGTCCTGGTCGCGGGCCGTCTCGCCGATCGAGGGGCAGCACGCGACGCTCGTTGGCTCGTCTGGCTCCCCGCCACGGCCTGCGTCCTGGCGGTCCCGGCCTCATTGGCCTTCGTGTTCGCCGAGGAGTACGCCGCCGCCGTCGGCGCGGTCGTCCTCGCTTCGCTGCTGGGTTCGATGGTGATCGGACCGGTCTTCGCCGCGGTCCAGAGCGTCGCGGCGCCCCCGGTTCGCTCCATGGCCGCCGCGGCCCTCTCGCTTCTCCTCACGGCATTCGGGCTCGGGATCGGCCCCCCGCTCGTCGGCATGCTGAGCGACCTCGGGACCTCGGAGCTCGGCGTCGGCGCGCTTCGGCGCGCGCTGGCGGGCGCGATGCTGTGCTTCGCCTGGGGCGCAGTCCATCTCGTGATGGCCGCGCGGACGATCCGGAGCGACCTCGAGCGGGCATCGATCGGGCGCGCTTGA
- a CDS encoding nuclear transport factor 2 family protein: MKDFVGVLPDWEIERAIRHTMDLYAHSMDYGEEVVWRDCFTDDALFLVNDAQKDFAEIYRVEGDEQLRAYIAAYPRPPAIYAKHVCSQILIRVDGDTARAESFWLAVNSTGGEQGGAPDIMAFGRYRDLLVRCPDGRWRFRERICETESANWPEPGTYTDRENFTGGATAD; the protein is encoded by the coding sequence ATGAAGGACTTCGTCGGCGTGTTGCCCGACTGGGAGATCGAGCGGGCGATTCGCCACACGATGGATCTCTACGCGCACTCGATGGACTACGGAGAAGAAGTGGTCTGGCGCGACTGTTTCACCGATGACGCGCTCTTCCTCGTGAACGATGCGCAGAAAGACTTCGCAGAGATCTATCGGGTCGAGGGAGACGAGCAGCTCCGGGCGTACATCGCCGCCTACCCGCGACCGCCTGCCATCTACGCCAAGCACGTCTGTTCGCAGATCCTGATCCGCGTCGACGGCGACACCGCGAGAGCGGAGAGCTTCTGGTTGGCGGTCAACTCGACGGGCGGCGAGCAGGGCGGGGCCCCCGACATCATGGCGTTCGGTCGCTATCGGGATCTGCTCGTCCGTTGTCCCGACGGTCGCTGGCGCTTTCGCGAGCGGATCTGCGAGACGGAGTCGGCCAACTGGCCAGAGCCCGGGACCTACACCGACCGCGAGAACTTCACCGGCGGAGCGACGGCGGATTGA
- a CDS encoding dienelactone hydrolase family protein: MNGEFVEIRTGEGRVPTHVFHPTTGQGPWPSVVYLMDGMGIRPTLLASAERLAQYGYYVLVPDLFYRSGDYEPLDHSTLQDDPDQQARVMEMVALVTNEGVLRDIEAFLEFFAARPEARPDRIACVGYCMGGPLALFAAGRLPDRVAVAASIHGANLATDREDSPHLLADRMAGEIYLGVAEHDPYIIPGETERIDAALREAGANYTLEHYPGCHHGFALVGAHGYDADADERHRQRLLSLFERHLAA; the protein is encoded by the coding sequence ATGAACGGGGAATTCGTCGAGATCCGGACGGGCGAGGGCCGCGTTCCGACCCATGTCTTTCATCCGACGACGGGGCAGGGACCCTGGCCGTCCGTCGTCTACCTGATGGACGGAATGGGCATCCGACCGACGCTCCTCGCTTCCGCCGAACGTCTCGCCCAGTACGGCTACTACGTGCTCGTCCCCGATCTCTTCTATCGCTCCGGGGACTACGAGCCGCTCGATCACTCGACCTTGCAGGACGATCCGGACCAGCAGGCCCGTGTCATGGAAATGGTCGCGCTCGTGACCAACGAGGGCGTTCTCCGCGACATCGAAGCCTTCCTCGAGTTCTTTGCCGCCAGGCCGGAAGCCAGGCCGGATCGGATCGCCTGCGTCGGCTACTGCATGGGCGGGCCGCTCGCGCTCTTCGCGGCGGGGCGGCTGCCTGATCGGGTCGCCGTGGCGGCCTCGATCCACGGGGCGAACCTCGCGACCGATCGAGAGGATAGCCCGCATCTTCTCGCCGATCGGATGGCCGGCGAAATCTATCTGGGTGTGGCAGAGCACGATCCCTACATCATCCCCGGCGAGACGGAGCGAATCGATGCGGCCCTGCGTGAGGCCGGTGCGAACTACACTCTCGAGCACTATCCGGGTTGTCACCACGGCTTCGCCCTCGTCGGTGCGCACGGCTATGACGCCGACGCGGACGAGCGCCATCGCCAGCGTCTGCTCTCGCTGTTCGAAAGACATCTGGCCGCCTGA